A single genomic interval of Isorropodon fossajaponicum endosymbiont JTNG4 harbors:
- a CDS encoding ABC transporter ATP-binding protein: MSAALLIQGLKKTYANQLEALKGIDLRVEKGDFFALLGSNGAGKTTVIGIICGLLNKTSGNIEVLGFNQNSHANQVKKLIGLMPQEFNFNPFEPIEEILINQAGYYGIAKSKAKIQAEILLKEVELWDKRFDMAISLSGGMKRRLMLARALIHQPKILILDEPTAGVDVEIRRSMWRFLSRLNHQGMTIILTTHYLEEAESLCRNIAILNEGEVIKQTSMKALLSQVDQQVLILESSTKLPQTIVTDNFKCERLDDYSLQVTLGSNVNITNVLQNLSMQGVNVDHVRSTQNRLETLFLCLTNKER; this comes from the coding sequence ATGTCGGCTGCACTACTCATTCAAGGTTTAAAAAAAACCTATGCCAATCAATTGGAAGCACTAAAAGGCATTGATCTTCGCGTTGAAAAGGGTGATTTTTTTGCACTACTGGGTAGTAATGGCGCAGGAAAAACAACAGTTATTGGTATTATTTGCGGGCTGCTTAATAAAACTTCAGGCAATATTGAGGTATTGGGCTTTAATCAAAACAGCCATGCCAATCAGGTGAAAAAATTGATTGGATTAATGCCACAGGAATTTAACTTTAATCCTTTTGAACCTATTGAGGAAATTTTGATTAATCAGGCGGGTTATTATGGCATTGCCAAGTCAAAAGCTAAAATTCAAGCTGAGATTTTACTCAAGGAGGTGGAGCTCTGGGATAAGCGTTTTGATATGGCCATATCATTATCAGGCGGTATGAAGCGTCGTTTGATGTTGGCAAGGGCGCTTATTCATCAACCTAAAATATTAATTCTTGATGAGCCTACTGCAGGTGTTGATGTTGAGATACGTCGCTCAATGTGGCGTTTTTTGAGCAGGTTGAATCATCAAGGTATGACCATTATTTTAACCACGCATTATCTTGAAGAGGCTGAGTCGCTTTGTCGTAATATCGCCATTCTAAATGAGGGCGAAGTCATTAAGCAAACTAGTATGAAGGCGTTGTTGTCACAGGTTGACCAACAGGTACTGATTTTGGAAAGCTCAACAAAACTACCTCAAACAATAGTAACTGATAATTTTAAATGCGAACGCTTAGATGATTATTCATTACAAGTTACATTAGGATCAAATGTTAACATTACTAATGTATTGCAAAATTTGAGCATGCAGGGTGTTAATGTGGACCATGTTCGTAGTACGCAAAATCGTTTAGAAACCTTATTTTTATGTCTAACCAACAAGGAGAGGTAA
- a CDS encoding ABC transporter permease yields the protein MWIAYKTIVVKEILRFSRIWVQTIFPPIITTSLYLLIFGGLMGERIGDMQGVDYLHYIIPGVILMTVITNSYANTVASFFLAKFNHSVKELLVAPVPYWIILLGYVSGGVARGFAVGLGVFIAVWFFIDFEVDSMLIVLITFLLTSVLFSLAGFINAIFAQSFDDISIVPTFILMPMTYLGGMFYSVEILPQFWQDMSKFNPIYYMVDSFRLGFLGISTSEFWVSILVLLSMIAVLAILAFYLLKKGVNIKT from the coding sequence ATGTGGATTGCTTATAAAACCATTGTTGTTAAGGAGATTCTAAGATTCTCTCGCATTTGGGTGCAAACTATTTTTCCACCCATCATTACCACGTCATTATATTTGTTGATTTTCGGCGGTTTGATGGGTGAGCGCATTGGCGATATGCAAGGTGTGGATTATTTGCATTATATTATTCCTGGTGTGATTTTGATGACCGTTATTACCAATTCTTATGCCAATACAGTGGCATCGTTTTTTCTAGCAAAATTTAACCATAGCGTTAAGGAGTTGTTAGTTGCGCCTGTGCCTTATTGGATTATTTTACTAGGGTATGTTTCTGGTGGCGTGGCACGCGGTTTTGCAGTCGGATTGGGCGTTTTTATTGCTGTGTGGTTTTTTATTGATTTTGAAGTAGACAGTATGCTTATCGTGTTAATTACCTTTTTACTCACGTCAGTCCTATTTTCATTGGCAGGGTTTATTAATGCTATATTTGCCCAATCGTTTGATGACATCTCTATTGTTCCAACTTTCATTTTGATGCCCATGACTTATCTTGGTGGTATGTTTTATAGTGTGGAAATATTGCCACAATTTTGGCAGGATATGTCTAAATTCAACCCAATTTATTATATGGTTGATAGTTTTAGATTAGGGTTTTTGGGTATTAGCACTTCTGAGTTTTGGGTGTCAATTTTAGTTTTATTAAGCATGATTGCTGTATTAGCGATACTTGCTTTTTACCTACTTAAAAAAGGTGTAAATATCAAGACTTAG